The Vitis riparia cultivar Riparia Gloire de Montpellier isolate 1030 chromosome 10, EGFV_Vit.rip_1.0, whole genome shotgun sequence genome includes a region encoding these proteins:
- the LOC117924359 gene encoding uncharacterized protein LOC117924359, giving the protein MGTLVRSQHNVPIQVQDWNHVSEDVKEKIWALVLEKYELEETCKNYILQCCGNLFRSYRSKMKAKYYNPYNTDEERLCYQMMIGGGSSTFGVHRRPRISQTKTRQIGQNK; this is encoded by the exons ATGGGAACATTGGTGCGATCTCAACACAATGTACCCATCCAAGTTCAAGATTGGAATCATGTTAGTGAAGATGTGAAGGAAAAGATTTGGGCCTTAGTATTG gaaaaatatgaactagAAGAAACATGTAAGAACTACATTCTTCAATGTTGTGGAAATTTGTTTAGAAGCTATAGAAGCAAAATGAAGGCCAAGTATTATAACCCTTATAATACAGATGAGGAGAGATTGTGTTATCAGATGATGATTGGAGGTGGCTCATCCACTTTTGGGGTACACCGGAGGCCAAG gATATCTCAGACAAAAACAAGGCAAATAGGGCAAAACAAGTGA